The DNA segment atgatgccTTCTCGCGAAAAACTGCACCATAGTTTGCCTGGGGAGAGGAGTGTTCCGTCACACGCATTCACTGTACCAACAACGCCGGAACCGTACCGCCCGGGATCTTTCGCGATCGTGCGCGACGCACTTTACGAgagcgattgtgtgtgttgccctGCTTCGCTTGGCAGTTGTGTTGCGGCGGGTTtacggttgtttttttgaaaGTGACAGCTGGCGGACAGCTCCAAGCGCACGCTGGGGCGAACCGTGCGGACATGCGGAAGGGGAAATTTTTATTTCGAGGAATTagttttctatttattttgccTTCAATTTGTTGAAAATTAGTGGGTGAAGGCGTTTAAAAAATTACCTATTATTTTAAACGGTATTTTAATGGTGTCTGTTGGTGATAAGAGTTTTATTTAATCtggtttcatttatttttgaatatcCATTGGtaaaattttttttatgattcaaGAATCGCTGCAGATTACGAGAAGCACAATCGAGGTCCAAAAGAGAcaattttatcatttatttgtcaTTATTAAAATCGTTATAAAACTAATTCGCCTCAATTTTGCTGCAGTCAACCACTGTGTGCATCGAGCTCTAGTACTGCACAACTGACAGACGTGTGACAGTGCTGCCAGTTGACGCAGGGCttgaataaatttgaaataacGGCTGGAACGCTTCGTCCTAGCCTGACAAaatcattgttttatttagttaAATAATGTCTAAATGTGCAATCTTCACTTTATAAGGAATAAATACCACATTATCCgtcatattattttaaaaccaaTGGAACTTAAAAAAAGTATTCCGTTTAAGATCTATATTCCATCGGTCCCGTGCAAATGGAGTTGATCGTTGATGGTTGACCCaagattttttgttggttgtttaTGCTAGAAATGTAAAACTAGTATTGCTCATTAGGTGCTAAGTGCAAAAACATTCGCAGTGTTTTATTTACTGCTATTTTATGCTATCAACATGATTGTAATGGTAGAATCCTTTTTTATCGAATCTTTATTGTCTTGAAACGTGTGAGTATTGATGCTCTTTCACTCAGTTCCATTTACTTATGAGTAACAATTGAAGTTTGATTTcttaaaaaaagtatttattataattaatttaagGAATAAGTTTCCCTTTTAAAACACTAACTCAAAGAACGCAATTAACACTCAAATGACAAAATCAGGTTAATGTatcacaaaacaaagaaaccaGTTAAGAACACGATTTGGTTAAAACTTACATCCATATGTTACGCTAGTTAAAATTGTTTCCCATCCTCACACTCCTCAATCCATCCGCTGATAGCTGCCCATAATACCGCGTGCACAGTACAGGAACGGTGACATGGCCGCAAACAGCAACCCGCCGCCCAGCCACGGCCGATGCACGATCCACGCAATCGAAACAATCACGAGCGCCACCGAAAACGACATCATGATGTTGGTCGACAGGGTAAAGTGAGTGTCGGGCAGGAACAGCCGCACGAGCCGGTGCTCCCTGGCCAGATGCTGCATGATCGTGGCACTGCAAATGGTGGCGAAAAACAGCAACATCCAGCCAATGAACCGTATGCCCCACGTGTTCAtccgttgctgctggtgctcgaAGCGGAAGATTTCGTGCAGATTGTGCTCGCCCGgttcgagcagcagcaccttgCGGAAGTGCGTCGATTCGTACGGTATTATTTTACCGTGTTCCAGCTTCCCCACCACGGTCACGTACGAGCCTTCCAGCCCGGCGTACGCAAACTGTATCCGTATGTCACCGATTTCCGGGTTCCAAATGTCGTTACAGTGATAGTACAGCCCCGAGTGCATCCTCACCGATGGGTCTTCCGGTCGCGTGTCGGATGTGACCTCCTGGAAGGTTTTGAAGCGTTCCTTCGCTACGGCACCCAGCTCATAGGGGCCGACGTGCACATGCTCGGACAGATGGACGGTGGAGTCGATCGGAAAGGACGTGGGATTATGATGCCCGGTGCGTATGTAGAAGCTGCGATAGTCGACCAGTTCGTCGCGCCACTCTCTGTTGTAGAAGTACGATCTGTCCTCCGTTTCGACCGTTGCGACGGATTCACCGAAACGGTTTTCCCTACAAAAATGAACATAAGATAAGTTGATCTGATTTTGATTGGTTGCAAACGACATTTTCATACACTGTTTCCTCGACCCACTGGTACATCTGAACGCGTCTTTTCAGCTTCACCGCCTGCACCTGGATGTTGTAGTCCGGTTCGGTTAGCGGCTCACCCGTCGACAGCGCACCATTGAGATGAATCAAGCGTCCTTCGTATTGTTTTTCGTACGGCTCATCGGCTCGCACTGTGACTGCATCATTCAGGGCCTCATCTAACGATAAAAGAATCCGAATCGTTCGACCCTACGGAAATTGCAGTGAGTGGTGTGAAACGATCAAGAAATTCTTCATTTTCTGCTACCCCTACCTCGTTCCAGATGAGGATGGTGGAGCCGGCAAGTAGCAGCACGGCACCGAACAGTGTTGCTACCCAGCAGGATTTGAGCGCATCTGTGAATCTCATCTTAAGCAGAGTATTTTCCTGCTTTTCACCACGGAACTGCAGAAAAGGCGTTGCATTGAAGGCGTAATCGCCCAACTTTTCACCGgtatgttgtttattttcgtTATGATTGACATTCGCATGATTTGACGGCTCTTCGTTGTCAGCTGTCAGATGCCATAAAGTTGCACACAGTGGGTGATACTCGTTAaggatttttaaatattttatagcaTTTCCGTTGGATTTCAGGAGAGTGCGAAAGAGGTTTTTGATAAATTACGCTAGTTTTAACGACATTgacctttatttttttttattacaagcGCTTTAAACAATTATTACAGTGTCTTTTACATACACCCATGGTGAAACAATGCTGCggtatatatatttttattataagaAGGAAGGATAAAATACATTATCAAATTAGAGAAATTTAATCAACATTTCGGTTTAGAAATCCAGTCTGAACTCATTGGTTGAACTTCaatcaccgacaaaccgacgtgacacttcgaacaaaatgagcttcaaaagttgtctccttatttcaaatgaaaatacgttaaacactagcgccatctctataatgattcgcttactacactgacacagagaagaaactgctaaatcccctttttgtttttcttcgcaaattccaatgcgtattgttttatgtacttctcacatcttttctCACATCTTTTCTGATTTGGAAActaataaaatgattttcctgggtgttttgtccaagaattctcacaaaatcttgcctcacacttccttcgcaatttgtatttagaaaagttgtttacatcgaagcagcagtgaacagagcttactttgacagaagtgatcgcctcactggtaaatgacagtactttcgtgtgggacacttttgtaacgccagtttcacgtcggtttgtcggtgcttCAATTCCCagccaactattgaatatgtaactttttagttggcacgtttttccataaaaaaatgaaatttttcatGGCAtgccatgagatttttgtgaaatttccaaaaaaaaaggttttcccatacaaaggcatgctttttaactaaactgtcagccaactataaaacgttcaactaaaaagcatgccaactaaaaagtgttcaactattgaatattcTGACTGTATAATATCCTTTTTTATgcagtttttttccttctttggatacattttgaaaattataGTATTTTGGAAGAAAGGTTGAAAGGCAATTTGTTTGAAGTATTGAAgattaatataaaaaagtaattttcCAGTCATGTTTCACCAAACAGTCAGCTCGTGCTTCACATGTTGTCTGTAAACTTTGTGATAATAAAAGCCCAAATGCATAAGTATAAAAGATGAGTTCAACACCAACTTTCAATTGACTAAATCGGAAAAAATTAATGGTTCTaagaggagaaaaaagctGTCAACCTATGAAGTAAAGAGTCATATACGGGTCTTGAACCGTATTTCGCAGACCACTGCTCTTCTGGAACCCAGATAGGCTGGCCGTTGGAGCgtctttaaaataaattatgattcTGTTACCTATGAAGTTGTATTAGTTTAATCTAGTAGGCAGCAGTACTATGTGTATGCGAGTTACGGAATGATTCCACCCTTCAATGTCCCTCATTAAAATCTTATACCTTCCGGTTTTGCTATCCCATATCGAGTTTTTGCAGATCTTTATTTTAAACCGCATTTAAAATGCATCTAAAtatttgcccttttttcgttACTTCTTCAATAAAATCATCGATTCAATCAGTGCGGGTGTGCGCAATGAGATTAGCTAACACGCAAAGAATCTTTCTGAGCAAATATTCTTCGCCGTGCAGCCTAACGCACTGGTGCAAGCAGGAGCGACAAGCAAATGCatacgagagaaaaaaaataatttgctcGCTCTCTGTTTGAACACGATTTGCTCGGCGTGCGAAATTGCGAGAGTGCGCTGAACAGTCCGCCGATGAGTGCAAGCAGGAAGGCTACACAAATTAGAGCGAACTGCAACGTGTTTCTCTCTCGGCAAcggttttgttgcttgggaagATGCCGTCCTCTCCTGCAGCTCGCTCACACTCTCgcgttctctcgctctct comes from the Anopheles coluzzii chromosome 2, AcolN3, whole genome shotgun sequence genome and includes:
- the LOC120952218 gene encoding transmembrane protein 43 homolog, with the protein product MRFTDALKSCWVATLFGAVLLLAGSTILIWNEGRTIRILLSLDEALNDAVTVRADEPYEKQYEGRLIHLNGALSTGEPLTEPDYNIQVQAVKLKRRVQMYQWVEETVENRFGESVATVETEDRSYFYNREWRDELVDYRSFYIRTGHHNPTSFPIDSTVHLSEHVHVGPYELGAVAKERFKTFQEVTSDTRPEDPSVRMHSGLYYHCNDIWNPEIGDIRIQFAYAGLEGSYVTVVGKLEHGKIIPYESTHFRKVLLLEPGEHNLHEIFRFEHQQQRMNTWGIRFIGWMLLFFATICSATIMQHLAREHRLVRLFLPDTHFTLSTNIMMSFSVALVIVSIAWIVHRPWLGGGLLFAAMSPFLYCARGIMGSYQRMD